The Bartonella grahamii subsp. shimonis region GAAAATGAAACACCTTACGGTGTTTTAGAAAAGAAAATTTTGTCTGATGAGACAGAACCTTGTTTTTCCTGCAAAGAAAGCTTTGAACAAAGCGATCACCCGTCTTTCTCCTTAGCTCTTGATTCTGCTTTCCCTTCCTCTCCACAAGAAGAAACGGAGCAAAAAAACGCCTCCCCCTCAAATGCTCCCCAAGCTGATTTTACTCCCGCCCCTATTGCGCAAATTGTCACGGGGGAAAAAACAAAATCCGCCACCACACTCCCACCCAGCCTCTCTGTATCCATCCCACCTTCTTCCAACAAAAAGACCACTGTCTCAATGATTGCCAAAGGGCACCGTCTTCCTGAAGCTTGGCAAGCAGACATCAACGCAGCCGTTTCAGAAGGTTTGAGTGAAAGCCAAGCCCATTGGCAAGCCAAGAAGTTTCGCGACTATTGGCAAGCCAAGAGTGGCAAAGAGGCCCTCAAAGTAGATTGGCAAGCCACATGGCGCAACTGGTTTCGCCGTGAGATTGAACGGCTAGAACAGCAAAAACAGGGGAGCTCTTCACCACGCCCCTCTGAGAACAACGACACGCTTTACCGCAGTTTGATCAACTATAGCGATAATTTTTGACATCACACGAACAACGTATTTTTCAAGCACACGCGGGGACAAAAAATGTTTCAAAACCACCACAGAAACAACACTGAAATAAGCCATTCACACAGCAAAACGGATCACCATCACCCAACACTGCCCTCATCACAAAAGCACTCGCCCTACACGCCTCATCTCTTGCACGCAAAGGAACACAAACGCTCTCCAGCCCCGCTGTATCCATCCACCTTTTTCCACCCCCATTGCCTCAGTGATTACCCAAGGACACCGTTTTTCATGCCCTTTGCAAGTAGTTCTCAATGCAGCCGTTTCAGAAACTTACAGCAAAGATCATACCCTTCAAACAACGCTCTCCAGCCTTTCAGCATCCCCCTTCCTCTTTCTCGAGCATATCCCTCCCCTCCAATACCGCCCTTGCCAAAAGAGGAGCACCGCTTTCCTGAAGCTTGGCAAGCAGACATCCAACGCAGCAGTTTCAAAAACCTCAATGAAAAGCAAACTCTTTGGCAACACACACCCCCGCATTCATGCACCCCAACAGGCTCCCAGCATGCACAAAACCTCAGGCATATCCACCCCGCTCTTCTTACCCTCCTTTTTCTCGAGCATATCCCTCCCTCCAATACCGCCCTTGCCAAAAGAGGGGCACCGCCTTCCTGAAGCTTGGCAAGCAGACATCAACGCAGCCGTTTCAAAAACCTCAATGAAAAGCAAACTCTTTGGCAACACACCCCCCCCCGCATTCATGCACCCCAACAGGCTCCCAGCATGCACAAAACCTCAGGCATATCCACCCTGCTCTTCTTACCCTCCTTTTTCTCGAGCATATCCCTCCCCTCCAATATCGCCCTTGCCAAAAGAGGAGCACCGCTTTCCTGAACATTGGCAAGCAGACATCAACGCAGCCGTTTCAAAAACCTCAATGAAAAGCAAACTCTTTGGCAACACACACCCCCGCATTCATGCACCCCAACAGGCTCCCAGCATGCACAAAACCTCAGGCATATCCACCCCGCTCTTCTTACCCTCCTTTTTCTCGAGCATATCCCTCCCTCCAATACCGCCCTTGCCAAAAGAGGGGCACCGCTTTCCTGAACATTGGCAAGCAGACATCCAACGCAGCCGTTTCAGAAGGTTTGAGTGAAAGCCAAGCCCATTTGGCAAGCCAAGAAGTTTCGCGACTATTGGCAAGCCAAGAGTGGCAAAGAGGCCCTCAAAGTAGATTGGCAAGCCACATGGCGCAACTGGTTTCGCCGTGAGATTGAACGGCTAGAACAGCAAAAACAGGGGAGCTCTTCACCACGCCCCTCTGAGAACAACGACACGCTTTACCGCAGTCTGATCAACTATAGTGATAATTTTTGACATCACACGAACAACGTATTTTTCAAGCACACGCGGGGACAAAAAATGTTTCAAAACCACCACCACAACAACAGAAACAACACTGAAATAAGCCATTCACACAGCAAAACGGATCACCATCACCCAACACTGCCCTCATCACAAAAGCACTCGCCCTACACGCCTCATCTCTTGCACGCAAAGGAACACAAACGCTCTCCAGCCCCTCTGTATCCATCCACCTTTTCCACCCCCATTGCCTCAGTGATTGCCCAAGGACACCGTTTTTCATGCCCTTTGCAAGTAGTTCTCAATGCAGCCGTTTCAGAAACTTTCAGCAAAGATCATACCCTTCAAACAACGCTCTCCAGCCTTTCAGCATCCCCCCTCCTCTTTCTCGAGCATATCCCTCCTTCCAATACCACCCTTGCCAAAAGAGGGGCACCGCCTTCCTGAAGCTTGGCAAGCAGACATCAACGCAGCCGTTTCAAAAACCTCAATGAAAAGCAAACTCTTTGGCAACACACATCCCAACACACGCACCCAACAGGCTCCCAGCATGCACAAAACCTCAGGCATATCCACCCCGCTCTTCTTACCCCCCTCTTTCTCGAGCATATCCCTCCTTCCAATACCGCCCTTACCAAAAGAGGAGCACCGCTTTCCTGAACATTGGCAAGCAGACATCAACGCAGCCGTTTCAAAAACCTCAATGAAAAGCAAACTCTTTGGCAACACACCCCCCCGCACTCATGCACACCAACAGGCTCCCAGCATGCACAAAACCTCAGGCATATCCACCCCGCTCTTCTTACCCTCCTCTTTCTCGAGCATATCCCTCCTTCCAATACCGCCCTTGCCAAAAGAGGGGCACCGCCTTCCTGAAGCTTGGCAAGCAGACATCAACGCAGCCGTTTCAGAAG contains the following coding sequences:
- a CDS encoding YdaU family protein, with the protein product MKHANQQETPHYESSRLPYVCWYQNDFLGGVRGMRAHEIGIYTILLNEMYARGRPLEISEERLARLCGCDKRTFVNVLEMLIQEGKILNLANGLWNKRCENVFQEREKLLEQKSFAGRSSAKKRKKINAEIQQLLNESTKDAVQSSEAQKTEENETPYGVLEKKILSDETEPCFSCKESFEQSDHPSFSLALDSAFPSSPQEETEQKNASPSNAPQADFTPAPIAQIVTGEKTKSATTLPPSLSVSIPPSSNKKTTVSMIAKGHRLPEAWQADINAAVSEGLSESQAHWQAKKFRDYWQAKSGKEALKVDWQATWRNWFRREIERLEQQKQGSSSPRPSENNDTLYRSLINYSDNF